TTTCGAATTCTACCATAATAATCATCTCACGTGAAGATTAAGAAAGCGGGCCACCTTCTGGTGGCCGTCCGCTATTCGTTCATTTCAATAATACCGATAGATCCGTTCTTTCTAGTATAGAGAACATTGACTTCATCAGTATCGATATTCCTGTAGACAAAAAAGGTGTGGCCAAGCATTTCCATCTGAAGAACGGCCTCATCCTCAGTCATCGGCTTGATAGTGAACCTCTTACGTCTTGTAATTACTGTGGATTGATCTTCTTCGAACCTGGAGGGAATTGAATCGAGGTTTTCCTTAAGGCCGTTTTTGTGCTTGTGGCGAGTTCTCTCTTTGAATCTCTTTATTCTTCTCTCAAAGGCATCAGATGCCGAATCCACTACTGTATAGAAGTCGCTGCCCTTTTCCTCCACGCGGACCATAACGCCCGGCAGATGGGCGGTCGCCTCGACCTTGTAGAACGCCCTTTCCTTCGAGAGCCTGAGATCCATCGAGATC
This genomic stretch from Mesotoga sp. Brook.08.105.5.1 harbors:
- the raiA gene encoding ribosome-associated translation inhibitor RaiA; this encodes MDYNIYSKDVTVTDSMKDYIDKRFSKVSKVVNEEKLISMDLRLSKERAFYKVEATAHLPGVMVRVEEKGSDFYTVVDSASDAFERRIKRFKERTRHKHKNGLKENLDSIPSRFEEDQSTVITRRKRFTIKPMTEDEAVLQMEMLGHTFFVYRNIDTDEVNVLYTRKNGSIGIIEMNE